A portion of the Chitinophagales bacterium genome contains these proteins:
- a CDS encoding SBBP repeat-containing protein has product MKPILSFRPLVFILCTFLSLNGFAQQLQWAQYAGGINSDYIEEIAVDHHGNIIISGATNSKGIATNGAYQSVKSLGNDFFISKYRSNGTLVWCTYYGGNDSDYPFTMTLDKDDNIYIGGETKSTDVSSTNAYQTTIAGNFDALLVKFDSSGNRMWATYFGGDGKEQLLCCATDDLGNIFIGGLTISSINISTPGSFQPIYGGGEGDAFLAKFNSAGAIQWATYYGGTLDDRFHGMDIDDAGNVIVSGTTSSKNGISSPGAFQVNHGGANDAFLVKFANSGSRIWGTYYGKNGTERGRECCVDNSNTFTLQGLLPAIL; this is encoded by the coding sequence ATGAAACCTATATTGTCTTTCCGGCCCCTGGTTTTTATTCTTTGTACATTTCTATCACTCAATGGATTTGCCCAGCAATTACAATGGGCTCAATATGCTGGTGGCATCAATAGTGATTACATCGAGGAAATAGCAGTAGATCATCATGGTAATATCATAATCAGTGGTGCGACCAACTCAAAGGGAATTGCCACTAATGGCGCCTATCAGTCAGTAAAATCACTTGGAAATGATTTTTTTATTTCAAAATACCGAAGTAACGGAACGCTTGTCTGGTGTACTTACTACGGAGGTAATGACAGTGATTATCCTTTTACTATGACATTAGATAAAGATGATAACATTTATATTGGAGGAGAAACTAAAAGCACTGATGTATCATCAACAAATGCTTATCAAACAACTATTGCAGGTAATTTCGATGCCCTGCTTGTAAAATTCGATTCTTCCGGAAACCGCATGTGGGCAACCTATTTTGGTGGCGACGGGAAAGAGCAGTTATTATGTTGTGCTACCGATGACCTGGGTAATATTTTTATAGGCGGATTAACTATAAGCAGTATAAACATATCCACTCCGGGTAGCTTTCAACCTATATATGGAGGCGGAGAAGGTGATGCATTCCTTGCGAAATTTAACTCTGCAGGGGCTATTCAATGGGCAACTTATTATGGCGGAACGCTTGATGACCGGTTTCATGGAATGGACATCGACGATGCCGGCAACGTGATTGTTAGTGGCACTACGTCCAGCAAAAATGGTATCTCTTCTCCGGGTGCCTTTCAGGTAAATCACGGTGGGGCTAACGATGCGTTTCTTGTGAAGTTTGCCAACAGCGGATCAAGGATTTGGGGAACCTATTATGGTAAAAATGGAACAGAACGTGGAAGGGAATGCTGTGTTGACAATTCGAACACATTTACTTTACAGGGTTTACTACCAGCGATTCTCTGA
- a CDS encoding DUF1801 domain-containing protein, which yields MSSDTSIKIKSLIELFEVLPETERIIIDVLRQIILENLPNTCREKISYNVPFFYGNKGICIIWPSFIPRGGIKEGVLLGFWHGNKLRDSDHYLTHGNNKHIFYKIYKSAEEIDEYAIIKLLKEAVSLDESFTNTRRMVLKT from the coding sequence ATGAGCTCTGATACTTCAATTAAAATCAAATCACTGATTGAACTATTTGAAGTTCTTCCTGAAACTGAAAGAATTATTATAGATGTTTTAAGGCAAATCATACTTGAAAACCTACCGAATACTTGCCGGGAAAAAATTTCTTACAATGTTCCCTTTTTTTATGGCAACAAGGGTATTTGTATTATCTGGCCCTCCTTCATACCCCGGGGAGGAATTAAAGAAGGAGTATTATTAGGGTTTTGGCATGGTAATAAGCTTCGCGATTCAGATCATTACCTTACCCATGGTAACAATAAGCACATATTTTATAAGATATATAAATCTGCTGAAGAAATTGATGAATACGCTATAATAAAACTATTGAAGGAGGCGGTAAGCTTAGATGAATCTTTTACTAATACCCGCAGAATGGTTTTAAAAACCTGA
- the lon gene encoding endopeptidase La produces the protein MNQQKLRIQLQGMEEDIEFMPLITLEEDGDGKKEIFADIIPILPLRNTVLFPGVVIPITIGRDKSIKAVREAYNADRFVGVLAQKDAMVEEPQFGDLYSVGTMAKILKMLKMPDGSTTAILQGKVRFITKECVATEPFFKSSIDMLTEISAGDDKQFEAVIQSLREMAGQVIHLSPNIPTEANIMLRNIDSPSFLINFIANNLSIDIKDKQKILEQNDLKERAQAVLMHLESEIQMLELKNKIQNKVRSDIEKQQKDYFLQQQLKTIQEELGSTDSTEKEIKNLRDRAGKKKWSKPVGDHFDKELAKLQRMNPAAAEHSVILNYLELLLDLPWGFHTKDKFDLRRAKKILDQDHYGLEKVKDRILEYLAVLKLKGDMKSPILCFVGAPGVGKTSLGKSIAKALNRKYVRMSLGGLHDEAEIRGHRKTYIGAMPGRIIQSLKKAQTSNPVFMLDEIDKVGTDFRGDPSSALLEVLDPEQNIAFYDQYVELDYDLSKVLFIATANSLSTIQPALRDRMEVIEISGYSVEEKIEIAERHLIPKQREAHGLKSKHVHLSKDVLQQIISDYTRESGVRELDRKLASIMRSIAKDVALNERRNASLTSEDVKRILGIKRFDNEMYAEDNPSGVAVGLAWTSVGGEILYVETLLSKGKGNLKLTGNLGDVMKESASTALTFIKSHADYIGTTVETFEERDIHIHVPEGAIPKDGPSAGVTMLTSIASAFSGRKVKKYLAMTGEITLRGKVLPVGGIKEKILAAKRAGMTEILLCKMNEKDVLEINAEFIKGLTFRYVDNMLDVLDIALQKSPAEQINAEAET, from the coding sequence ATGAATCAACAGAAATTAAGAATTCAATTGCAGGGTATGGAAGAAGATATTGAATTTATGCCCCTGATTACACTTGAAGAAGATGGAGACGGGAAGAAAGAAATTTTTGCAGATATAATTCCAATTCTGCCTTTGAGGAATACAGTTTTGTTTCCGGGTGTAGTAATACCAATTACTATAGGCAGGGATAAATCTATTAAAGCAGTAAGAGAAGCTTACAATGCAGATCGGTTTGTGGGTGTTTTGGCGCAAAAGGATGCCATGGTAGAAGAGCCGCAGTTTGGGGATTTATATTCTGTAGGCACAATGGCTAAGATTCTTAAAATGCTAAAAATGCCTGATGGAAGCACAACCGCTATTCTTCAGGGGAAAGTTCGGTTTATCACTAAAGAATGTGTTGCTACCGAGCCTTTCTTTAAATCATCTATAGACATGCTCACTGAGATTTCTGCCGGTGATGATAAACAATTTGAAGCGGTAATTCAGTCTTTACGGGAAATGGCGGGTCAGGTAATACATCTTTCACCCAATATTCCAACGGAAGCCAATATTATGCTTCGCAATATAGATTCTCCATCTTTTCTAATAAATTTTATTGCGAATAATCTTTCCATTGATATTAAAGATAAGCAGAAAATTCTGGAACAGAATGATCTGAAGGAACGTGCCCAGGCCGTATTGATGCACCTTGAGTCTGAGATACAGATGCTCGAATTAAAAAACAAAATCCAAAATAAGGTTCGCTCTGATATAGAAAAGCAGCAGAAGGATTATTTTCTGCAGCAACAGTTAAAAACGATACAGGAAGAATTAGGATCCACGGATTCCACCGAAAAGGAAATAAAGAATTTAAGGGATCGCGCTGGTAAAAAAAAATGGAGCAAACCTGTAGGCGATCATTTCGATAAGGAGCTTGCAAAATTGCAGCGCATGAATCCGGCCGCTGCTGAGCATTCCGTTATTCTTAACTACCTGGAGCTACTCCTGGATTTACCATGGGGCTTTCATACTAAAGATAAATTTGATTTGCGGCGGGCAAAGAAAATTTTGGACCAGGACCACTATGGTCTCGAAAAGGTGAAGGATCGTATCCTTGAATATCTTGCCGTTTTAAAGCTGAAGGGAGATATGAAATCTCCTATTTTATGTTTTGTTGGCGCGCCCGGTGTCGGTAAAACATCTCTTGGAAAATCTATTGCCAAGGCACTAAACAGAAAATATGTACGCATGTCCCTTGGCGGGCTTCACGATGAAGCTGAAATTCGTGGCCACCGGAAAACATACATTGGAGCCATGCCGGGAAGAATTATTCAATCTTTGAAAAAGGCACAGACTTCCAACCCTGTGTTTATGCTGGACGAAATAGATAAGGTTGGAACAGATTTTCGTGGCGATCCATCCTCCGCTTTATTGGAAGTGTTAGATCCTGAACAAAATATTGCCTTTTACGATCAGTACGTAGAACTGGATTACGATCTATCTAAGGTGTTGTTTATTGCTACGGCTAATTCCTTAAGCACTATTCAGCCGGCCCTTCGGGACCGCATGGAGGTAATAGAGATAAGCGGATACAGCGTAGAAGAAAAGATTGAGATAGCCGAGCGTCACCTTATTCCTAAGCAGAGGGAGGCGCACGGGCTTAAATCAAAGCATGTTCATCTTTCAAAAGATGTTCTTCAGCAAATTATTAGTGATTATACAAGGGAATCAGGTGTCCGTGAACTGGACCGTAAGCTTGCTTCAATAATGCGTTCCATTGCAAAAGATGTAGCGTTAAATGAACGCAGGAATGCTTCCCTCACCAGTGAAGATGTAAAACGTATTCTTGGCATTAAACGGTTTGATAATGAAATGTATGCTGAAGACAATCCTTCGGGTGTGGCAGTGGGTCTTGCCTGGACGTCCGTTGGAGGTGAGATTCTTTATGTAGAAACACTACTAAGCAAAGGAAAAGGAAATCTGAAGCTTACCGGTAATCTGGGAGATGTAATGAAGGAATCTGCATCAACAGCGTTAACATTCATTAAATCGCACGCAGACTATATTGGAACCACAGTAGAAACTTTTGAAGAAAGAGATATTCATATACACGTGCCGGAGGGTGCTATACCAAAAGACGGACCTTCTGCCGGAGTAACAATGCTCACCTCCATTGCCTCCGCATTCAGCGGAAGGAAAGTGAAGAAATATCTGGCAATGACCGGTGAAATAACGTTACGGGGAAAAGTGCTTCCGGTAGGTGGTATTAAAGAAAAAATTCTTGCTGCAAAACGCGCAGGCATGACTGAAATTCTTTTGTGTAAAATGAATGAAAAGGATGTTTTGGAAATTAACGCAGAATTTATAAAAGGGCTAACTTTTCGTTATGTTGATAATATGCTGGATGTGCTGGACATAGCTCTTCAAAAAAGTCCGGCTGAGCAAATAAATGCAGAGGCGGAAACATAA
- a CDS encoding ATP-binding cassette domain-containing protein — protein sequence MLEVLNLTKSFNKNSPNEVLAIKDCSLKIPDEEFLVIIGSNGSGKSTLLNLIAGAYAPDRGKILIGTTDVTNQQNFKRSKYISRVFQDPMAGTAPDLSILDNFRLAALRTKRKTLRTGMQSQFRMKVQKRLKILGLGLENKLETLVGKLSGGQRQALTLLMSVMDDSAILLLDEPTAALDPGSSEKIIKIAEDVIKELKLTAVLVTHNMQYAVRLGSRLVLMKDGKIHKDFGTSEKEKLKVVDLFEWFT from the coding sequence ATGCTGGAAGTATTAAACCTCACTAAATCTTTCAATAAGAATTCTCCCAATGAAGTTTTAGCCATCAAGGATTGTTCATTAAAAATTCCTGATGAAGAGTTTCTAGTGATTATTGGCTCAAATGGTTCCGGAAAATCTACCTTATTAAATCTGATTGCAGGAGCTTATGCTCCCGACCGCGGTAAAATTTTAATCGGTACAACTGACGTTACCAACCAGCAGAATTTTAAACGCAGCAAATATATTTCAAGAGTATTTCAGGACCCTATGGCAGGTACGGCACCTGATCTTTCAATCCTTGATAATTTCAGGCTTGCTGCATTACGCACAAAACGAAAAACACTGAGGACCGGTATGCAATCACAATTCAGGATGAAAGTCCAGAAGCGGTTAAAAATTTTAGGCCTGGGGCTTGAAAATAAATTGGAGACACTGGTTGGAAAACTCAGCGGGGGACAAAGGCAGGCACTTACTCTGCTCATGAGCGTTATGGATGATTCTGCAATCTTATTACTGGATGAACCAACGGCCGCACTTGATCCGGGTTCATCTGAAAAAATCATTAAGATTGCGGAAGATGTCATTAAAGAATTAAAATTAACTGCTGTGCTGGTTACGCATAACATGCAATATGCCGTCAGACTGGGGTCAAGATTGGTTTTAATGAAAGACGGAAAAATTCACAAGGACTTTGGTACTTCTGAAAAAGAAAAGTTAAAAGTTGTTGATTTGTTTGAATGGTTTACTTAG
- a CDS encoding T9SS type A sorting domain-containing protein: MATPGAYQYYKSKGSNDSGKVYDVFLAEFSSSGILMWGTYYGGKENETPRGVEWHNGLVGISGLTRSTTKIATSNAIQPDIAGGTDAYLAVFSYNGNLLWATYYGGPKDETTGHGYGPNIDFDGPGNLTFALSTFSDSLPSLNAFHSSGTEHPDGMFGIISDGLMKQSAAAKPAEELSLMVYPNPVRDILTFSFRNSNGVKAIINIVDLTGRIIIESKAYITDSEGAVMVSTADLLPGTYIAFLLLPDGEIVRTKFQKY; this comes from the coding sequence ATGGCCACACCAGGTGCCTATCAATACTATAAAAGTAAAGGTTCCAATGATTCGGGTAAGGTATACGATGTTTTTTTGGCAGAATTTTCCTCATCAGGAATACTTATGTGGGGAACTTATTACGGTGGTAAAGAGAATGAAACACCCCGTGGCGTGGAATGGCACAATGGGCTCGTCGGTATATCCGGGTTAACAAGAAGCACTACTAAAATTGCCACCAGCAATGCCATTCAGCCTGATATTGCCGGAGGCACTGATGCATACCTGGCTGTATTTTCTTATAATGGCAACCTCTTGTGGGCTACATACTACGGAGGCCCGAAGGATGAAACGACGGGGCATGGATATGGACCAAATATTGATTTCGATGGCCCAGGAAATCTGACATTTGCATTAAGCACTTTCAGCGATAGCCTTCCTTCTCTAAACGCTTTTCACTCTTCAGGCACTGAACATCCTGACGGTATGTTTGGAATCATTTCTGATGGATTAATGAAGCAATCAGCAGCCGCTAAACCTGCTGAAGAACTTTCACTTATGGTTTATCCGAACCCTGTTCGCGATATCCTTACCTTTTCTTTTCGCAACAGCAATGGGGTAAAAGCGATTATTAATATAGTTGATTTAACAGGAAGAATTATAATTGAAAGTAAAGCATACATTACAGATAGTGAAGGTGCAGTTATGGTATCTACTGCTGATTTATTGCCGGGTACATACATTGCATTTCTACTTTTACCTGATGGAGAAATTGTTCGCACAAAGTTTCAGAAATACTGA
- a CDS encoding beta-propeller fold lactonase family protein translates to MNKQNKFSTFAVIVAVTLALSSCTKNEDLTTNSSYADRSADVTAQQEGYMYTMSNEPTNKILIYKQLSDGTLSSMGSMVTGGMGSGTGLGTQGAVILDDNHQWLYAVNAGDNTISSLQVHADGSLSSAKTVNSEGFLPVSLTVHGNWLYAVNGGTSTIAGFMIGTDGSLTYIHGSNLSLSAPNAEPGEIKFSPDGKVVYVTEKATNTITSYIIDDHGVAGHPKFTPSTGDTPFGFDFSGENYMIVSDAFGGADNQGAATSYAIDNSGTVSTINGPLKNGQTAPCWVVITRNGQYAFTSNTNNNTISVYEVMPDGTIRRQAPRAATTDDAPIDICLSSNNHYLYVVNQIGHTIGEYKVAAGGRLNLIAKISGIPDFTTGLAGF, encoded by the coding sequence ATGAACAAACAAAACAAATTTTCAACTTTCGCAGTTATTGTTGCTGTAACATTAGCATTATCTTCATGTACAAAAAATGAAGATTTAACTACCAATTCATCATATGCTGATCGGTCAGCTGATGTAACAGCTCAACAGGAAGGGTACATGTACACTATGAGTAATGAACCCACCAACAAAATTTTAATTTATAAGCAGCTTTCTGATGGAACATTAAGTTCGATGGGATCAATGGTAACCGGAGGAATGGGAAGCGGTACAGGATTAGGTACTCAGGGTGCTGTGATACTAGATGATAATCATCAATGGCTTTATGCAGTTAACGCAGGCGATAATACCATTTCTTCACTCCAGGTACATGCCGATGGCAGTCTTTCTTCAGCTAAAACTGTAAATTCAGAGGGGTTTCTGCCAGTTAGCCTAACAGTGCACGGTAACTGGTTATATGCAGTTAACGGTGGCACTTCAACCATCGCAGGGTTTATGATTGGAACAGATGGCTCATTAACATATATCCATGGCTCCAATCTATCATTAAGCGCTCCTAATGCAGAGCCCGGAGAAATTAAATTTAGCCCTGATGGCAAAGTGGTTTATGTTACTGAAAAAGCAACTAATACGATAACCTCATATATTATAGATGACCATGGGGTTGCGGGTCATCCTAAATTTACTCCTTCAACGGGCGATACTCCTTTTGGCTTTGATTTTTCAGGTGAAAACTACATGATTGTATCGGACGCATTCGGTGGTGCAGATAATCAGGGGGCCGCCACATCTTACGCCATTGATAATTCAGGAACTGTATCAACAATAAATGGTCCTTTGAAAAATGGACAAACTGCTCCTTGCTGGGTGGTAATTACGAGAAACGGGCAATATGCCTTTACATCAAATACTAACAATAATACTATTTCTGTTTATGAAGTTATGCCCGATGGCACTATACGCAGACAGGCGCCACGTGCTGCTACAACTGATGACGCGCCTATTGACATATGTCTCAGCTCTAATAATCATTATTTGTATGTCGTGAATCAAATAGGTCATACCATTGGTGAATATAAAGTTGCTGCAGGTGGAAGGCTTAACCTAATAGCCAAAATTTCAGGCATTCCAGATTTTACTACAGGATTAGCAGGTTTCTAA
- a CDS encoding DUF983 domain-containing protein produces the protein MKKQPSTWYTFIHAKCPRCNHGNLFANKNPYALRNISEMNNRCPICGYNFFPETGFYWGAMYVSYVLTVGFSAISVVVIGLIFHWNLPVLIAGNAVLLALGFPLFFRYARVLWLLLNSSFDPSAFEKFK, from the coding sequence ATGAAGAAACAACCTAGTACATGGTATACATTTATCCATGCAAAGTGTCCAAGGTGTAATCACGGGAACCTGTTTGCAAATAAAAATCCTTATGCTTTGCGAAACATTAGTGAAATGAATAACCGATGCCCCATTTGCGGTTATAACTTTTTTCCTGAAACGGGCTTTTACTGGGGTGCTATGTATGTATCCTATGTGCTAACGGTAGGCTTCTCAGCAATAAGCGTAGTTGTTATAGGATTAATTTTTCATTGGAATCTACCGGTACTAATTGCAGGAAACGCCGTTCTGCTTGCATTGGGGTTTCCACTTTTTTTCCGGTATGCACGAGTACTGTGGCTTTTACTAAACTCTTCTTTCGATCCATCAGCGTTTGAAAAGTTCAAATAA
- a CDS encoding helix-hairpin-helix domain-containing protein codes for MKKQLTNLFFPGGTKPVLNINRSGKALRNTFLKTIYLVQFLLYFLIFFQPGHLYSQVTQPESEQKKEDLLEQTTERDESRKFDYENLVDLETRLIAHPIDLNTASRDELQQLADLRLLTDIQINALINYRDHLGPFMTIYELQAVPYLSNQDIKSILPLVSVNAANSENKITLRKLLFDGDYTLLVRGNRILEESKGYTPPDSSSITRYLGSPWDLYLRYRYSYAGKLSYGITAQKDAGEQFFKASNPYGFDFYSYHVFYTGYKLVKSVAVGDYSLKFGQGLITASGFGAGLSGQVLNIKLGGRTLRAYTSVNEFNFFRGVAAVIGTQHITFTPFFSFKYIDGNVGTVDTLAEDVFVTSVGGDGFHRTASEIADKNTEHQTVFGGNVDLHMHSLTIGASGIQTFLSTPLQRTYQPYNQFDFNGDRLADGAVHYDWVYHNFNLFGEAAMSDNGGKAFLSGLLVSVDPRVDVSILYRNYQKNFQSLYANAFAEGSTPANEKGIFTGISVRPFRGWKVDAFADIYTKSWLDYQIDAPSHGSSYFAQLTYAPNKVLEIYARWKDVTRQKNSPLDDQSTHYLIDVHKQNFRLNLSYKASAALTLKSRAEWSVVPQEGLATAHGFLAFQDVIYRRLGSPVQLTGRFCIFDVDNYDARIYTYESDVLYSYSVPAFFYRGTRMYFMVRYSFPHDIDLWIRAAQTFYSNLNPIGSGLDEIDKPTKSDFTVELRFRF; via the coding sequence ATGAAGAAGCAGCTTACAAATTTATTTTTCCCTGGTGGAACCAAACCCGTATTAAATATCAACCGATCCGGCAAAGCACTTAGAAATACCTTTTTGAAAACAATTTATCTTGTTCAATTCCTTTTATATTTTCTTATATTTTTCCAACCCGGCCATTTGTATTCGCAGGTTACTCAACCTGAATCCGAGCAAAAAAAGGAGGACCTCTTAGAGCAAACAACAGAGCGGGATGAAAGTCGCAAGTTTGATTATGAGAATTTAGTAGATCTTGAAACGCGTCTTATTGCACATCCCATTGATTTAAATACTGCATCACGCGATGAGCTGCAGCAGCTCGCCGATCTCCGGCTGCTTACCGATATCCAGATTAATGCACTTATAAATTATCGTGATCACCTTGGCCCTTTTATGACCATTTATGAATTGCAGGCAGTTCCTTACCTGAGTAACCAGGATATCAAAAGCATTCTGCCACTGGTTTCTGTAAATGCAGCAAATTCTGAAAATAAAATTACGCTTCGTAAATTACTATTCGATGGGGATTACACGCTCCTGGTTCGTGGAAACAGGATTTTAGAAGAATCAAAAGGTTATACTCCGCCTGATTCATCATCAATAACAAGATACCTGGGAAGTCCGTGGGATCTCTATTTGAGGTACCGATATAGCTATGCCGGAAAGCTATCTTATGGCATCACTGCACAAAAAGATGCAGGAGAACAGTTTTTCAAAGCAAGCAACCCGTATGGATTTGATTTTTATTCTTATCACGTTTTTTATACAGGTTATAAATTAGTAAAATCAGTTGCGGTTGGCGATTACTCTTTAAAATTCGGGCAAGGGCTTATTACAGCCTCTGGTTTTGGTGCTGGCCTGAGCGGACAAGTGCTTAATATAAAGCTCGGCGGCAGAACACTGCGTGCCTATACTTCTGTAAATGAGTTTAATTTTTTCAGAGGGGTTGCAGCCGTTATCGGCACACAGCACATCACCTTTACTCCATTTTTCTCATTCAAATATATTGATGGAAATGTAGGGACGGTGGATACTCTTGCTGAAGACGTGTTTGTAACATCAGTTGGAGGGGATGGCTTTCACAGAACGGCTTCAGAAATTGCAGATAAGAATACAGAGCATCAAACCGTTTTTGGGGGCAATGTAGATTTACACATGCATTCACTTACCATTGGTGCATCCGGAATTCAGACATTTTTAAGTACTCCTCTCCAACGTACTTATCAGCCATATAACCAATTTGATTTTAACGGCGACCGGCTGGCAGATGGTGCTGTTCATTATGATTGGGTTTACCACAATTTTAATCTGTTTGGAGAAGCGGCCATGAGCGATAATGGCGGAAAAGCTTTTCTGTCAGGATTATTAGTAAGCGTAGATCCGCGGGTTGATGTTTCGATACTTTACAGAAATTATCAAAAGAATTTTCAATCTCTGTATGCAAATGCATTTGCAGAAGGGTCCACTCCGGCGAATGAAAAAGGAATTTTTACCGGAATCTCAGTTCGCCCTTTCCGAGGTTGGAAAGTGGATGCCTTCGCAGACATCTATACAAAATCCTGGCTTGATTACCAGATAGATGCCCCTTCGCACGGAAGCTCCTATTTTGCGCAGCTTACGTATGCCCCAAATAAGGTCTTGGAAATATATGCCCGCTGGAAAGATGTGACGAGACAAAAAAATTCCCCGTTAGATGACCAGTCTACTCATTATCTTATTGATGTGCACAAGCAGAATTTCCGGTTAAATCTGTCCTATAAAGCATCTGCTGCACTTACATTGAAAAGCAGGGCAGAATGGTCAGTTGTCCCTCAGGAAGGGTTGGCAACCGCACATGGTTTCCTTGCCTTTCAGGATGTAATCTACCGAAGGCTTGGATCACCTGTTCAACTAACAGGGCGCTTTTGCATATTTGATGTCGACAATTACGATGCACGGATTTATACTTACGAAAGTGATGTGCTTTACTCCTATTCCGTACCAGCATTCTTTTACCGTGGAACCAGAATGTATTTTATGGTACGCTATTCTTTCCCGCATGATATTGATTTATGGATACGCGCAGCACAGACTTTTTATTCCAACCTAAATCCTATTGGAAGCGGATTAGATGAAATTGATAAGCCTACTAAAAGTGACTTTACGGTTGAACTGCGATTCAGGTTTTAA
- a CDS encoding metallophosphoesterase family protein — MKCIGIISDTHGFLDSAVLENFSLCDEIWHAGDFGKGVSEALEAKKILKGVSGNIDGHDIRWKFAQSLHFFCEEVNVFITHIGGYPGRYEPKVKHQLELIRPDLFISGHSHILKIIRDPKINNLLHINPGAAGKLGFHQMRTIIRLKIDYKRIFDVEIIELGKRVELLNKKN, encoded by the coding sequence GTGAAGTGTATAGGAATAATTTCAGATACACATGGTTTTCTTGACTCTGCAGTTCTGGAAAATTTTTCTTTATGTGATGAGATCTGGCACGCCGGTGATTTCGGGAAAGGAGTATCAGAAGCTTTAGAGGCAAAAAAGATATTGAAAGGTGTCTCTGGAAATATTGACGGACACGATATCAGGTGGAAGTTTGCTCAAAGCTTACATTTCTTTTGTGAGGAAGTAAACGTTTTTATTACTCACATTGGAGGTTATCCTGGTCGTTATGAACCTAAGGTGAAACATCAGCTTGAATTGATACGGCCTGATCTGTTTATTTCAGGTCATTCCCATATATTAAAAATCATCCGTGATCCGAAAATTAATAACCTCCTTCATATAAATCCGGGAGCCGCCGGAAAGCTTGGATTTCATCAAATGAGAACCATTATAAGATTGAAGATTGATTATAAACGGATTTTCGATGTGGAAATAATTGAATTGGGAAAGAGAGTGGAATTATTAAATAAAAAGAATTAA